Proteins from one Arsenophonus apicola genomic window:
- a CDS encoding cytochrome C assembly family protein codes for MSVFAIIAISTYFLSVLLIMPGLAGKQKIYARLTLVLAVIALLSHGIALKTLIFVSGGQNLTLLNLGSTVSLLVSIIMTIVAFNGRAWFLLPIVYSLSIINLLLATIMPGEFITHLKASVTTFIHIGLALLGYATLIIAALYALQLALLDYQLKNKKLIFTPDIPPLMVIERKMFHIIQVGVILLTLTLGTGMIFMDNVFNKENIHKAILSICAWVIYLILLWGHFHHGWRGRRVIVFNLIGAFILTLAFFGNRLLQHVVTI; via the coding sequence ATGTCAGTATTCGCTATTATCGCCATTAGTACCTATTTTTTGAGTGTGCTACTTATTATGCCAGGTTTAGCTGGTAAACAAAAAATTTATGCCAGGCTGACTCTGGTATTAGCAGTTATTGCTCTGCTAAGCCATGGTATCGCATTAAAAACATTGATCTTTGTTAGCGGAGGTCAAAACTTAACCTTATTAAATTTAGGCTCTACCGTCAGTTTGTTAGTCAGTATCATTATGACCATTGTTGCTTTTAACGGTCGCGCCTGGTTTCTACTACCGATCGTTTATAGTTTATCTATTATTAATTTACTATTAGCAACCATTATGCCTGGTGAGTTTATTACCCACTTAAAAGCAAGTGTGACTACTTTTATTCATATCGGGTTAGCATTATTAGGCTATGCAACCCTGATTATTGCTGCTTTATATGCCCTACAATTAGCTTTATTAGATTATCAATTAAAAAATAAAAAATTAATATTTACACCGGATATACCACCATTAATGGTTATTGAACGTAAAATGTTCCATATTATCCAAGTTGGGGTCATTTTACTCACTCTCACCCTCGGGACAGGAATGATTTTTATGGATAATGTTTTTAATAAAGAAAACATCCATAAAGCTATTTTATCCATTTGTGCTTGGGTTATTTACCTTATTTTGTTATGGGGTCACTTTCATCACGGATGGCGCGGTAGAAGGGTTATCGTGTTTAATCTGATTGGCGCTTTTATTTTAACATTGGCTTTTTTTGGTAATCGATTGCTACAGCATGTAGTAACCATTTAA
- the rimM gene encoding ribosome maturation factor RimM (Essential for efficient processing of 16S rRNA): MSKEVCLKIPVNPIVLGKLGSAHGIRGWLRVFSSTEYTEDIFEYQPWFIQRSGQWQRLELEGWKHHNQDIIIKIKHIDDRSAANSMTNCEIIVDSAQLPVLEGNEYYWKDLIGCQVITIKGYSLGYVQDLMETGSNDVLVIKANLKDAFGIKERLIPFLDEQVIKNVDLTTKTIEVDWDPGF, encoded by the coding sequence ATGAGCAAAGAGGTTTGCCTTAAGATCCCTGTTAATCCTATTGTATTAGGAAAATTAGGCTCTGCCCATGGCATTCGTGGTTGGCTCAGAGTTTTTTCATCCACCGAATATACCGAAGATATTTTTGAGTATCAGCCTTGGTTTATTCAACGTTCTGGTCAGTGGCAACGACTGGAGTTAGAAGGTTGGAAACATCATAACCAAGATATTATCATCAAAATAAAGCATATTGATGATAGAAGTGCGGCTAATTCAATGACTAATTGCGAAATTATCGTTGATTCAGCGCAACTACCTGTACTTGAAGGTAATGAGTATTATTGGAAAGATCTGATTGGTTGCCAGGTCATAACTATTAAAGGTTATAGTTTGGGTTATGTTCAGGATTTAATGGAAACAGGCTCAAATGATGTGCTGGTAATTAAAGCAAATCTGAAAGATGCATTCGGTATTAAAGAGCGGTTAATACCGTTTCTTGATGAGCAGGTGATCAAAAACGTTGATCTTACTACTAAGACAATTGAAGTAGATTGGGATCCTGGTTTTTAA
- the ffh gene encoding signal recognition particle protein, with product MFDNLTDRLSRTLRNISGRGRLTEDNIKETLREVRMALLEADVALPVVREFIQSVKESAVGQDVNKSLTPGQEFVKIVQNELTKAMGEENSALNLAIQPPAVILMAGLQGAGKTTTVAKLGKILKEKQKKKVLVVSADIYRPAAIKQLETLTQTVGIDFFPSTSSEKPVEIAINALQHAKLKFYDVLIIDTAGRLHVDEAMMEEIQTIHRAVNPIETLFIVDAMTGQDAANTAKSFNETLPLTGVILTKIDGDARGGAALSIRHITGKPIKFLGIGEKIDGLEPFYPDRIASRILGMGDVLSLIEEIESKVDREKAEKLAHKLKKGNSFDLNDFLEQLKQMRNMGGMASMLSKMPGISQVPDAVKSQMDDKMLVRMEAIISSMTTKERQKPEIIKGSRKRRIAAGSGTQVQDVNRLLKQFDDMQRMMKKMKKGGLAKMMRGMKGMMPPGFPGA from the coding sequence ATGTTTGATAATTTAACTGACAGACTTTCGCGTACCTTGCGCAATATTAGTGGCCGTGGAAGATTGACTGAAGACAATATTAAAGAAACCTTACGTGAAGTTCGCATGGCGCTATTAGAAGCGGATGTTGCTTTGCCAGTCGTACGCGAATTTATTCAATCGGTAAAAGAAAGTGCAGTAGGTCAAGATGTCAATAAAAGTCTAACACCAGGGCAAGAATTTGTTAAAATTGTGCAAAATGAGCTCACCAAAGCAATGGGTGAGGAGAATAGCGCTTTAAATTTAGCCATACAACCTCCGGCTGTTATTCTTATGGCGGGTTTGCAAGGTGCGGGTAAAACCACCACTGTGGCTAAATTAGGTAAAATATTAAAAGAAAAACAGAAGAAAAAAGTGTTAGTCGTTTCTGCTGATATTTATCGTCCTGCTGCCATTAAGCAATTAGAAACACTCACTCAAACGGTAGGAATTGATTTTTTTCCATCCACCTCAAGCGAAAAACCCGTTGAGATTGCGATTAATGCGTTACAACATGCAAAATTAAAATTTTATGATGTGCTAATCATCGATACCGCTGGGCGTCTGCATGTTGATGAAGCCATGATGGAAGAAATTCAGACAATCCATCGTGCTGTTAATCCAATTGAAACCCTATTTATTGTTGATGCAATGACTGGGCAAGATGCGGCTAATACTGCTAAGTCTTTTAATGAAACATTGCCATTAACCGGTGTTATATTAACGAAAATTGATGGTGATGCTCGTGGTGGTGCCGCATTATCAATCCGCCATATTACTGGTAAACCCATTAAATTTTTGGGAATAGGGGAGAAAATTGATGGCTTAGAGCCTTTTTATCCTGACAGGATTGCCTCCCGTATCCTTGGTATGGGAGATGTTTTATCGCTGATTGAAGAGATAGAAAGCAAAGTTGACCGTGAAAAGGCGGAGAAGCTTGCTCATAAACTTAAAAAAGGGAATAGTTTTGATCTAAATGATTTTCTTGAGCAGCTTAAACAGATGCGCAATATGGGCGGTATGGCCAGTATGTTAAGTAAAATGCCAGGTATATCCCAAGTTCCTGATGCGGTTAAGTCACAAATGGATGATAAAATGTTGGTCAGAATGGAAGCAATTATTAGCTCAATGACTACTAAAGAACGACAAAAACCCGAAATTATTAAAGGATCACGCAAGAGGCGCATTGCAGCCGGTTCTGGCACACAAGTACAGGATGTTAATCGGCTACTTAAGCAGTTTGATGATATGCAACGTATGATGAAGAAAATGAAAAAAGGCGGATTAGCTAAGATGATGCGTGGAATGAAAGGGATGATGCCACCGGGTTTCCCTGGTGCTTAA
- the trmD gene encoding tRNA (guanosine(37)-N1)-methyltransferase TrmD, protein MWIGIISLFPEMFRAITEYGVIGRAVKNGLLNIQCWDPRDYTHDRHRTVDDRPYGGGPGMLMMVQPLRDAIHAAKSVIGEDAKVIYLSPQGRKLNQQGVCQLTANKKLILVCGRYEGIDERIIETEIDEEWSIGDYVLSGGELPAMLMIDSISRFIPGVLGHHASAEEDSFMTGLLDCPHYTRPEVLEGMEVPSVLLSGNHAEIERWRRKQSLGRTWLRRPELLTSLALTDEQRMLLAEFQQEYEEQQRIN, encoded by the coding sequence ATGTGGATTGGGATTATTAGCCTGTTTCCAGAAATGTTTCGCGCAATAACCGAGTATGGGGTGATAGGTCGCGCAGTAAAAAATGGCCTATTGAATATACAGTGTTGGGATCCGCGAGATTATACTCACGACAGGCACCGCACTGTAGATGATCGCCCTTATGGCGGAGGTCCAGGTATGTTGATGATGGTGCAGCCTCTTAGAGATGCCATTCATGCAGCAAAATCTGTGATCGGTGAAGATGCTAAAGTAATTTATCTTTCACCACAGGGGCGCAAACTTAATCAGCAAGGAGTTTGCCAATTAACGGCAAATAAAAAGCTTATTTTAGTTTGTGGTCGATATGAAGGTATTGATGAACGGATCATTGAAACCGAAATTGATGAAGAATGGTCAATTGGTGATTATGTTCTTAGTGGAGGAGAATTACCAGCAATGTTAATGATCGATTCAATTTCCCGGTTTATTCCTGGTGTATTAGGTCATCATGCATCAGCGGAAGAGGACTCTTTCATGACTGGGTTACTTGATTGTCCTCACTATACCCGTCCTGAGGTGTTAGAAGGTATGGAAGTTCCGAGTGTCTTATTGTCGGGCAACCATGCAGAAATAGAGCGTTGGAGAAGAAAACAGTCACTAGGCCGAACTTGGCTTAGAAGACCTGAACTTCTAACAAGCCTAGCTCTGACTGACGAGCAGAGAATGTTGTTGGCAGAATTCCAACAGGAATATGAAGAACAACAACGTATTAATTGA
- the luxS gene encoding S-ribosylhomocysteine lyase, which yields MPLLDSFMVDHTQMKAPAVRVAKMMKTPHGDTITVFDLRFCEPNKQLLTEKGIHTLEHLFAGFMRDHLNSSDVEIIDISPMGCRTGFYMSLIGQPNEQCVADAWKMAMQDVLKVTAQNQIPELNKYQCGTYEMHSLIEAQQIACNVIESGIVINKNGELMLSKEKLTQLSS from the coding sequence ATGCCACTACTTGATAGTTTTATGGTTGATCATACCCAGATGAAAGCACCTGCTGTGCGTGTTGCTAAAATGATGAAGACTCCTCATGGTGATACGATCACAGTATTTGATCTTCGTTTTTGTGAGCCAAACAAACAGCTATTAACGGAGAAAGGCATCCATACATTAGAACACTTATTTGCCGGTTTTATGCGTGATCACCTTAATAGTAGTGATGTAGAAATTATTGATATCTCACCGATGGGTTGTCGAACAGGATTTTATATGAGTCTAATTGGTCAGCCTAATGAACAATGTGTTGCTGACGCTTGGAAAATGGCCATGCAAGATGTATTGAAGGTCACAGCTCAAAATCAAATACCTGAGTTAAATAAATATCAGTGTGGTACTTATGAAATGCACTCTTTAATTGAAGCGCAGCAAATTGCTTGCAATGTGATTGAAAGTGGTATAGTTATTAATAAAAATGGCGAATTGATGTTATCGAAAGAAAAATTAACTCAGTTATCATCATAA
- the tnpA gene encoding IS200/IS605 family transposase — protein sequence MQKYKINRSRHAAFLLHVHLVFVTKYRKKVLSGLHYKAFHQYAGEVCRDFGADLKESNGESDHVHMLIEYPPTVQLSVLVNSLKAVTSRRLRNEFLDLRGAYGKPVLWSRSYFAGSCGGAPLEVVKQYIQNQRG from the coding sequence ATGCAAAAATATAAAATCAACCGTTCAAGACATGCAGCGTTTCTTTTACATGTTCACCTTGTCTTTGTGACTAAGTACCGAAAGAAAGTACTCAGTGGCTTGCACTACAAAGCATTTCATCAGTATGCAGGTGAAGTGTGTCGCGACTTTGGGGCTGATTTAAAGGAAAGTAACGGAGAGTCCGATCACGTTCATATGCTGATCGAGTACCCGCCCACAGTGCAGTTGTCAGTACTAGTAAACTCGCTGAAAGCGGTAACGTCTCGTCGTCTGCGTAATGAGTTTCTAGACTTGCGTGGGGCTTACGGCAAGCCAGTGTTGTGGTCTCGATCATACTTTGCAGGTTCGTGCGGGGGAGCACCGCTGGAAGTTGTTAAGCAATACATTCAAAATCAGCGTGGCTGA
- the rpsP gene encoding 30S ribosomal protein S16: MVTIRLARGGAKKRPFYQIVVTDSRNARDGRFIERIGFFNPIASGNAEELRLDLDRVEHWVGLGATVSDRVSTLIKQAKKAA, translated from the coding sequence ATGGTAACAATTCGTTTAGCTCGTGGTGGCGCAAAGAAGCGTCCATTTTATCAAATCGTTGTCACAGATAGCCGTAATGCACGTGATGGTCGCTTTATTGAGCGTATAGGTTTTTTTAACCCTATCGCATCAGGTAATGCGGAAGAGTTGCGTTTAGATTTAGATCGTGTTGAGCATTGGGTTGGTTTAGGTGCAACAGTTTCTGATCGTGTTTCAACACTGATCAAACAAGCAAAAAAAGCAGCTTAA
- a CDS encoding CNNM domain-containing protein: protein MEQVSTSTLIIILIVMIILSAYFSASETGMMTLNRYRLRHLAKHGHQAARRVESLLKQPDRLISLILIGNNLINILASSLATIVGMRLYGDVGVAIATGTLTFVILVFAEVLPKTMAALYPEKVAFPSSILLKPLQKLMLPVVWLFNTITLMFMHFFGIRSPIISSDAISKDELRTIVNESKSKLSRRNQDMLISILDLEKVTVGDIMVPRNEIVGIDINSEWKSIIRQLTHSPHGRIVLYRDTLDDIIGMLRVREAYRLMVEKKEFNKQNLIRAADKIYFIPESTPLNIQLIKFQRNNEKVGIIVDEYGDIQGLVTVEDIIEEIVGDFTTSMSPSLAEEVLPQTDGSVLIDGTANIRELNKAFDWHLSVDGARTINGLLLEELGDTPMLNTEILIGKYRFEVLAINGNVIKQVRAMPIDLAFTTEQKSS from the coding sequence TTGGAGCAAGTCTCAACCAGTACTTTAATCATTATACTTATAGTCATGATTATTTTATCAGCCTATTTTTCTGCCTCAGAAACAGGAATGATGACCCTTAATCGATATCGATTACGCCATTTAGCCAAACATGGCCATCAAGCTGCTCGTCGCGTTGAATCACTATTAAAACAGCCAGATCGCCTAATCAGTCTTATTTTGATTGGTAATAATTTGATTAATATATTAGCCTCATCGCTAGCAACCATTGTCGGAATGAGACTTTACGGCGATGTTGGTGTTGCTATTGCTACTGGTACCTTAACTTTTGTGATCCTGGTTTTTGCCGAAGTGTTACCCAAAACCATGGCGGCACTCTATCCAGAAAAAGTGGCTTTTCCTAGTAGTATTCTGCTTAAACCGCTACAGAAATTGATGTTACCCGTTGTTTGGTTATTTAACACAATCACCCTTATGTTCATGCATTTCTTTGGCATTAGATCACCCATTATCAGTAGCGATGCGATTAGCAAAGATGAATTGCGTACGATTGTTAATGAATCTAAAAGTAAACTTTCTCGCCGTAATCAGGATATGTTGATCTCAATTTTAGATTTAGAAAAAGTTACCGTCGGCGACATTATGGTTCCTCGCAATGAAATCGTTGGCATTGACATTAATAGCGAATGGAAATCGATTATCCGCCAATTAACACACTCGCCACACGGGCGAATTGTTCTTTACCGAGATACCCTTGATGATATTATCGGCATGCTACGTGTTCGTGAAGCCTATCGATTGATGGTCGAAAAGAAAGAATTTAACAAGCAAAACCTAATCAGAGCGGCGGATAAAATTTATTTTATTCCAGAGAGTACGCCATTAAATATACAACTAATAAAATTTCAACGTAATAATGAAAAAGTAGGGATTATTGTTGATGAATATGGTGATATTCAAGGACTGGTGACGGTAGAAGATATTATTGAAGAGATTGTTGGTGATTTTACTACCTCAATGTCGCCCAGTTTAGCCGAGGAAGTTTTACCCCAAACCGATGGCTCTGTATTAATTGATGGAACTGCTAATATACGAGAACTCAATAAAGCTTTTGATTGGCACTTATCTGTTGACGGCGCCAGGACTATCAATGGTTTGTTATTAGAAGAGCTAGGTGACACTCCCATGCTAAATACTGAAATCCTGATAGGTAAGTACCGTTTTGAAGTATTAGCTATCAATGGTAATGTTATCAAACAAGTTAGAGCAATGCCGATTGATTTAGCCTTTACGACAGAACAAAAATCATCCTAG
- the rplS gene encoding 50S ribosomal protein L19: MSNIIKQLEQEQMKQNIPSFRPGDTVEVKVWVVEGSKRRLQAFEGVVIAIRNRGLHSAFTVRKISNGEGVERVFQTHSPVIDSITVKRCGAVRRAKLYYLRERSGKAARIKERLNTK, encoded by the coding sequence ATGAGCAACATTATTAAACAGCTTGAACAAGAGCAAATGAAGCAAAATATTCCTTCATTTCGTCCAGGTGATACCGTAGAAGTTAAGGTATGGGTGGTTGAAGGTTCTAAAAGACGTCTGCAGGCATTCGAGGGCGTGGTTATCGCTATTCGTAACCGCGGTTTGCATTCAGCATTTACGGTTCGTAAAATTTCTAATGGTGAAGGTGTCGAGCGGGTATTCCAGACACATTCACCAGTTATAGATAGTATCACAGTTAAACGTTGTGGTGCTGTTCGCAGAGCTAAATTGTATTACCTGCGAGAGCGTTCGGGTAAAGCTGCTCGTATCAAAGAGCGCTTGAATACTAAATAA